The following proteins are encoded in a genomic region of Zea mays cultivar B73 chromosome 9, Zm-B73-REFERENCE-NAM-5.0, whole genome shotgun sequence:
- the LOC111590154 gene encoding putative leucine-rich repeat-containing protein DDB_G0290503: MDICALHEGTKSEREERYHITMKKLNSFEMLANENANDMHSRLNILVEEVNGLGLTQISQPDVVRKILSVLPIDRYGHIVTMLHQMDLSVATPTQILGKINAHEMYMHINDKDGSSSKRKDLALKANQEKKGKAKVQIEEESSSDDDLDANIALMVRKTTKMLKKLNREGIKFDSRKKKFFSSKRKPISEMDCYNCGELGHLAHQCNKPKKNKFKGKKDNDSDDEKNEKKFFKRKDGKHKRFHKKKNGKAYIIGDWLTDIESSSGSSSSEEENDEKIAAIAGDFSSPRPSPSSTSHLCLMAKGERKVQIENDVIDDSDSDSDDEFASPSYDELADLLKEYTQIIRKSKAKCDNLRASLATLFSHVISNFPRENELISLGKTKNPWENRVSKLALKDENEFLTAKYDIVVKASDEMKKENKTISSTVNELKSSLKDAKDKYDKLNEANRQLKDRLVKFKEYYTKNKIDYDNLLVANELLSCNTHEAINPAVKIDVATSCDDLSQDDQSSLHDELIEKVEVLTLDNQKLKRYLADATTGGNVAIESNDINNELAVDNERLINEVKKLKNENEHLATSVQKFNKGQYLQNELLMNTVMKNNKSGIEYNSFVQKKATNQYKAKQTPKPIKCFECGKEGHFAHNYKAKPPTPLPKHSRPFAFNAHYVLRKVANGNVKVTFLGPPSKSRPRQI; encoded by the coding sequence ATGGATATTTGCGCTCTACATGAAGGGACtaaaagtgagcgtgaggagagatatcacattacaatgaaaaaattaaattcttttgagatgcttgcaaatgaaaatgccaatgataTGCACTCACGTCTTaacattcttgtagaggaagtcaatggcttGGGGCTCACCCAgatttcacaaccggatgttgtgaggaagattctcagtgtcctcccaattgacagatatggacacattgtcaccatgctacatcagatggatctttcagttgctactccaacacaaatattgggaaagatcaatgctcatgaaatgtacatgcacataaatgacaaggatgggtcatcttccaaaagaaaagacttggctcttaAGGCCaatcaagaaaagaaagggaaagcTAAAGTGCAAATTGAggaggaatcctcaagtgatgatgatcttgatgctaacattgctttGATGGTGAGAAAGACCACCAAAATGTTGAAGAAActtaatagagaaggcatcaagtttgactcaagaaagaagaagttcttctcCAGTAAAAGAAAGCCCATCTCAGAAATGGATTGCTATAATTGTGGAGaactcggtcatcttgctcatcaatgcaacaagcccaagaagaacaagttcaagggcaagaaagataaTGACAGTGATGATGAGAAAAATGAAAAGAAGTTCTTCAAGAGAAAGGATGGGAAACACAAAAGATTCCATaagaagaaaaatggaaaggcatacattattggtgactggctcactgacattgagtcctcaagcgggtcttcttcaagtgaagaagaaaatgatgaaaaaaTTGCCGCTATcgctggggacttctcttcaccacgacCATCAccctcatccacttctcacctatgcctcatggctaaaggtgaacggaaggtacaaattgAGAATGATGttattgatgatagtgatagtgatagtgatgatgagtttgcttcaccttcctatgatgagttagctgacttacttaaagaatacactcaaatcattaggaagtcaaaggCTAAATGTGATaatttaagggctagtttggcaacacTATTTTCCCATGTTATTTCCAatttcccaagggaaaatgaactaatttcccttgggaaaacgAAAAACCCTTGGGAAAAtagggtttccaaactagccctaaaagatgaaaatgaatttttaactgccaaatatgacatagttgtaaaagctagtgatgaaatgaaaaaagaaaataaaactatatcatccactgtaaatgagctcaaatcctccctaaaagatgctaaggataagtatgacaaattaaatgaagcaaaTAGGCAGTTGAAAGATAGACTTGTAAAATTTAAAGAATATTATACAAAAAATAAAATTGactatgataatcttcttgttgcaaatgagcttttatcttgcaatacacatgaggctattaaccctgctgttaagattgatgtagcaacctcatgtgatgatttgagccaaGATGATCAATCTAGTCTTCATGATGAATTGATTGAAAAAGTTGAAGTTTTGACACTAGACAACCagaaattgaagagatacttggCTGATGCAACCACTGGAGGAAATGTTGCCATAGAGAGCAATGACattaacaatgagttggcagtggacaatgaaaggcttataaatgaggtcaagaaacttaagaatgaaaatgaacatcttgccacaagtgtgcaaaagttcaacaaaggccaataccttcaaaatgagttgctcatgaacactgtcatgaaaaacaacaagagtggtattgaatataattcttttgtgcaaaagaaagcaacaAATCAATACAAGGCAAAACAGACTCCTAAGCCTATCaagtgctttgagtgtggaaaagaaggacATTTTGCGCACAActacaaagccaaaccaccaactcccttgccaaagcactcaagaccatttgctttcaatgctcattatgttctaagaaaagtagcaaatggaaatgtcaaagttacattcctaggtccaccaagcaagagtagacctagacaaatttga